From Nicotiana tabacum cultivar K326 chromosome 22, ASM71507v2, whole genome shotgun sequence, one genomic window encodes:
- the LOC142176152 gene encoding putative mitochondrial protein AtMg00860 has product MVQEGIVLGHLVSSKEIEVDKAKVDVIEKPPPPTSVKAIRSFLGHAGFYRRFIKDFSKITNPLCKLLEKDNPFVFSDDCRVAFEELKKRLVTTPIIIAPDWEQPIELICDASDYAVGAMLG; this is encoded by the coding sequence ATGGTCCAAGAAGGAATCGTCTTGGGGCACTTAGTGTCGAGTAAAGAGATTGAGGTGGACAAAGCCAAAGTCGACGTGATAGAAaaacctccacctcccacatcaGTCAAAGCTATTCGTAGCTTCCTGGGACATGCCGGCTTCTACCGgcgattcatcaaggatttttccaagatcACCAATCCCCTCTGTAAGTTGCTCGAAAAGGATAACCcatttgtgttttctgatgattgcagggtgGCTTTTGAGGAACTAAAGAAGCGGCTAGTCACAACACCGATTATAATTGCTCCCGACTGGGAGCAACCGATTGAACTCATATGTGATGCTAGTGACTACGCTGTGGGAGCCATGTTAGGATAG